In the genome of Cuculus canorus isolate bCucCan1 chromosome 28, bCucCan1.pri, whole genome shotgun sequence, one region contains:
- the POLR3C gene encoding DNA-directed RNA polymerase III subunit RPC3: protein MTQAEIKLCSLLLQEHFGEIVEKIGTYLIRTGAQPLRAIITGTGLLLDQVKKALCVLIQHNLVSFQLQKRGFVEYEAQCKRVLRILRYPRYIYAAKTLYGDTGELLAEELLLNGQMTMSALVKKVADRLTETMEDGKTMDYAEVSNTFVRLADTHFIQRCPLVSESSETPRPAAPTLVISEKEMYTVPRLNLVGKGKRRRSCEEEESGEPKAKKQKRGGESSEPPPDDGIYWQVNIDRFHQHFRDQSIISAVANRMDQTSSEIVRTMLRMSEVTTSSSAPYTQPLSSNEIFRSLPAGYNIGKQVLDQYLTLLADDPLEFVGKSGDSGGGMYTVNLHKALAALATATLESIVEERFGSRCARIFRLLLRKKHLEQKQVEDFAMIPAKEAKDMLYKMLSENFVSLQEIPKTPDHAPSRTFYLYTVNVLSSARMLLHRCYKSVANLMERRQHETKENKRLLEKSQRVEAILASMQATGAEEAQLQEIEEMITAPERQQLENLKRNVNKIDASENQVDETIFVLESFLGSTVRGP from the exons GTGAAGAAAGCCCTCTGCGTCCTCATCCAACACAACCTGGTGAGCTTCCAGCTGCAGAAACGCGGCTTCGTGGAATACGAGGCGCAGTGTAAGCGGGTGCTGCGCATCCTGCGCTACCCGCGCTACATCTACGCCGCCAAGACGCTGTACGGCGACACCGGCGAGCTGCTGGCCGAGGAGCTGCTCCTCAACGGGCAGATGACCATGAGCGCCTTGGTGAAGAAGGTGGCGGACAGGCTCACCGAGACCATGGAAG ACGGGAAAACCATGGATTACGCGGAGGTCTCCAACACCTTTGTGCGCCTGGCGGACACGCACTTTATCCAGAGGTGCCCGCTGGTCTCCGAGAGCTCCGAGACGCCGCGGCCGGCTGCGCCCACGCTGGTGATCAGCGAGAAGGAGATGTACACCGTGCCCCGGCTGAACCTCGTCG ggaaagggaagcGGAGGCGATCAtgcgaggaggaggagagcggTGAACCCAAGGCGAAAAAGCAGAAGCGAGGCGGAGAGAGCTCGGAG CCTCCGCCCGATGATGGCATTTACTGGCAAGTCAACATCGACCGCTTCCATCAGCACTTTCGAGACCAGAGCATCATCAGCGCCGTGGCCAACCGCATGGATCAG ACGAGCAGCGAGATCGTGCGGACGATGCTGCGGATGAGCGAGGTCACCACGTCCTCCAGCGCGCCGTACACTCAGCCGCTCTCCTCCAACGAG ATATTCAGATCCCTCCCAGCCGGATACAACATCGGGAAGCAGGTTTTGGACCAGTACCTCACCCTGCTGGCAGACGACCCG ctggagttCGTGGGTAAATCCGGGGACAGCGGCGGGGGCATGTACACTGTCA ATCTCCACAAGGCCCTGGCGGCCCTGGCGACAGCAACCCTGGAGTCCATCGTGGAGGAGAG GTTCGGTTCCCGCTGTGCCAGGATTTTCCGTTTGCTCCTGCGGAAGAAACATCTGGAGCAGAAGCAGGTGGAGGATTTTGCCATGATCCCGGCCAAGGAAGCCAAGGACATGCTCTACAAAATGCTCTCGGAGAACTTTGTGTCTCTGCAG GAGATTCCCAAGACTCCGGACCACGCGCCCTCCCGCACCTTCTACCTCTACACCGTCAACGTCCTCTCGTCGGCGCGGATGCTGCTGCACAGGTGCTACAAG agCGTGGCCAACCTGATGGAGCGGCGCCAGCACGAGACTAAGGAGAACAA GAGACTGCTGGAGAAGTCGCAGCGGGTGGAAGCCATCCTGGCGTCCATGCAGGCCACGGGCGCCGAGGAGGCGCAGCTGCAGGAGATCGAGGAGATGATCACAGCCCCCGAGCGTcagcagctggagaacctcaaacGCAACGTCAACAA GATCGACGCCAGCGAGAATCAGGTGGACGAGACCATCTTCGTGCTGGAGTCGTTCCTCGGCAGCACCGTGCGCGGCCCCTGA